From one Microbulbifer sp. A4B17 genomic stretch:
- the lgt gene encoding prolipoprotein diacylglyceryl transferase translates to MLTYPEIDPVAFAIGPLKVHWYGLMYLAGFVAAWWLALRRSAKPWSPVIKSEVEDLILYCAIGVVIGGRLGYMFFYNFSQLLEDPISLIRLWEGGMSFHGGLIGVMLATALYARKIGTTFPALIDFVAPLVPIGLGLGRIGNFIGQELWGRETEGPWGMVFPKDPDLLVRHPSQLYQAFLEGLVLFALLWWFSSKPRPRLAVGGMFVMLYGVFRFLVEFVREPDGHIGFDLFGWMTRGQLLSLPMIIAGIALLVWSYKTQPLPEGRSEQNKGKKAGSSRVKGGA, encoded by the coding sequence ATGCTGACCTATCCCGAAATTGACCCGGTGGCCTTTGCAATTGGCCCTTTAAAAGTGCACTGGTATGGGCTGATGTACTTGGCCGGCTTTGTTGCGGCCTGGTGGTTGGCATTACGTCGAAGTGCCAAACCCTGGTCACCGGTTATCAAATCTGAAGTTGAAGACTTGATCCTTTACTGTGCCATTGGTGTCGTTATCGGTGGTCGTTTGGGGTATATGTTCTTTTACAATTTCTCCCAGTTACTTGAAGACCCGATATCTCTGATCCGGTTGTGGGAAGGGGGAATGAGCTTCCACGGTGGGCTGATAGGGGTGATGTTGGCCACCGCACTCTACGCGCGCAAAATTGGCACAACCTTTCCAGCTCTGATTGATTTCGTTGCTCCTCTGGTGCCCATCGGGCTCGGGCTCGGGCGGATCGGTAATTTTATTGGTCAGGAGCTTTGGGGGCGTGAAACTGAAGGCCCTTGGGGCATGGTCTTTCCAAAGGACCCGGACCTTCTGGTCCGGCACCCATCCCAGTTGTACCAGGCCTTCCTGGAGGGATTGGTACTCTTCGCATTGCTGTGGTGGTTTTCCAGCAAACCGCGTCCACGCCTCGCTGTAGGCGGCATGTTTGTGATGCTCTACGGTGTATTCCGCTTCCTGGTGGAATTTGTCCGGGAGCCCGACGGGCATATTGGTTTTGACTTGTTTGGTTGGATGACTCGTGGGCAGCTGTTGAGCTTGCCGATGATTATTGCCGGCATTGCATTGTTGGTTTGGAGTTACAAAACCCAGCCCCTTCCTGAGGGCCGTAGTGAGCAAAATAAAGGCAAGAAAGCAGGGTCTTCCCGAGTTAAAGGCGGAGCATAG
- a CDS encoding thymidylate synthase: MKQYLDLMRHVRDNGTVKGDRTGTGTLSVFGYQMRFDLAEGFPLITTKKCHLRSIIHELLWFLQGDTNIRYLQDNKVRIWDEWATEDGDLGPVYGHQWRSWPTSDGRQIDQIEQLVHQLKTRPDSRRLMVSAWNPADLPDEGISPADNAREGRMALAPCHALFQFYVADGKLSCQLYQRSADIFLGVPFNIASYSLLTLMLAQVCGLQPGDFIHTFGDAHLYSNHMEQVELQLQRDPLPLPQMHLNPEVEDLFSFRFEDFELKGYEAHPHIPAPVAI; encoded by the coding sequence ATGAAGCAGTATCTCGATCTAATGCGCCACGTGCGCGATAACGGCACTGTTAAGGGTGACCGTACCGGCACTGGCACCCTAAGCGTGTTTGGCTATCAAATGCGCTTTGATCTGGCGGAAGGATTCCCCCTGATCACGACGAAAAAGTGCCATTTGCGCTCGATTATTCACGAACTCCTGTGGTTTTTGCAGGGAGACACCAATATCCGTTACCTCCAGGACAATAAGGTGCGGATATGGGATGAGTGGGCAACAGAGGATGGTGATCTGGGCCCGGTCTATGGTCATCAGTGGCGCTCCTGGCCCACATCGGATGGTCGCCAGATTGACCAGATCGAGCAGTTGGTGCACCAGCTAAAAACCCGCCCAGACTCCCGGCGCCTGATGGTTAGCGCCTGGAACCCTGCTGATTTGCCGGATGAAGGCATTTCTCCCGCCGACAATGCCCGGGAAGGGCGAATGGCCCTGGCTCCCTGCCACGCCCTGTTTCAGTTCTATGTGGCTGACGGCAAGTTGTCTTGCCAACTGTACCAGCGAAGCGCAGATATTTTCTTGGGTGTACCTTTCAACATTGCTTCATATAGCCTGCTGACTCTTATGCTGGCACAGGTATGCGGTCTGCAGCCCGGTGATTTTATCCACACCTTTGGCGATGCTCACCTCTACTCCAACCACATGGAGCAGGTCGAGTTGCAATTGCAGCGTGATCCTCTGCCTCTGCCACAGATGCACCTGAATCCAGAAGTGGAAGACCTCTTTTCCTTCCGCTTCGAGGACTTTGAGCTGAAAGGCTATGAAGCCCACCCACATATTCCGGCACCAGTAGCGATTTAA
- a CDS encoding NRDE family protein, with protein sequence MCLLLFAYQCHPNYPLLLIANRDEFYQRPTAAAARWPGTELIAGKDLEALGTWAGISPGRIAAVTNIREPGKPEPEEALSRGEIPQKFLCGQDSPEEFNQSLQLQRYRGFNALLFDIQNKNDLLCAGNRHKPFIFRRGIHGISNGAPDEPWPKVERGKAGLAGIVPGAKQLVTFENFVEPALEMLKDRTPAPDQQLPHTGLPLEIERALSPVFIQIDADSSAAAPMLRNGGYGTRASTVITIDERGASQLWEQSFINGNPTGPLRHFTTPPLI encoded by the coding sequence ATGTGTCTGTTGCTATTCGCCTACCAATGCCATCCGAACTACCCACTACTATTGATCGCCAATAGGGATGAGTTCTATCAACGACCAACTGCCGCAGCAGCACGCTGGCCAGGCACTGAGCTGATTGCAGGCAAAGACCTCGAAGCGCTAGGGACCTGGGCAGGCATATCACCAGGCCGCATCGCTGCGGTAACCAATATTCGAGAGCCTGGTAAGCCAGAGCCTGAAGAGGCGTTGTCTCGCGGGGAAATACCGCAGAAGTTTCTCTGTGGACAAGATAGCCCCGAAGAATTTAACCAAAGCTTACAACTACAGCGCTATCGCGGCTTTAACGCCCTGTTATTCGATATTCAGAATAAAAATGACCTGCTCTGTGCAGGCAACCGACATAAACCCTTTATTTTTAGACGGGGGATTCACGGTATCTCCAACGGAGCACCGGACGAACCCTGGCCAAAAGTTGAAAGGGGCAAGGCGGGACTGGCCGGGATAGTACCTGGGGCTAAGCAATTGGTCACTTTTGAGAACTTTGTCGAACCTGCCCTGGAAATGCTCAAAGATCGAACCCCAGCGCCAGATCAACAGCTCCCGCATACGGGATTACCGCTGGAAATTGAGCGGGCGCTCTCACCTGTTTTCATTCAGATTGATGCGGATAGCTCAGCGGCAGCCCCAATGCTGCGCAATGGTGGCTACGGCACCCGAGCCAGCACAGTGATCACTATCGACGAAAGAGGAGCTAGCCAACTTTGGGAGCAGTCTTTTATCAACGGCAACCCAACTGGCCCCCTGCGCCACTTTACTACCCCACCACTAATTTGA